Part of the Leptospiraceae bacterium genome is shown below.
CCATTCCAATTTTTCCGATAATTTAGGAATTGAAATTGCGTTTCTATAATTTTACGAAGAAGCTCCTGGATAGAAGAAGGATTCGACTTGCATTGCTGTCTAATCTTAACAAACGCTACCGAAAACATAAAACTATAAGGAGACATTAATAATCGAAAATGAATTTCTCTGTAAAGCATTGGTTGTAAAACTTTTGTTTCTAAGTCGGAATTAAGTGTATGGAGATAACATTAAAACAAAGTAGTAGCTCTATATCCATTTATCATTTAAAACCATAGGTTTGGGTTTAGATTCAGTCGATACTATCACAAGCTCTTCGTAAAGACTTCTTATTACTTCCATGTTCAATGATAAAATAAAAGCAAGATATGGTTTTTGAGGAAGCTTCTATGATTCTGGGGAAGCGACTAGATGTCGTGGCTAACAATGAGCATCTGCCCTGTTTTGAATTGAATACTTAAATCTTCTACATTTGTTTTTCCTTTGCTCTTTGTAAAATTAGGCAAATAACTGGTTTATACATTTCAAATTTAAGATTAGAAATATGATCCTGTTTAATCAGGAGTAAAGATGGATGAGGATTTATAAACTCTTTGATTTTTGAAACTATTTTTAAATAAGTTTAAAGAATTTATTTTAAATCTTCTAGGATTATTTCATTTTCATAATATCCATTTCTTATTTTTAAATTAAAAGAACATAAAAATTTAAACCTTTGGAGTTTAGGCAAGTAGAATGCACGATAAGGCATGCAATGAAATTGAAAAATGGTATAATTGAATCCATAAACAAATCAAATAAAGTTTAGGAAAATATTAAATGAGAAAAAAATTTTAATACAGGTGCAACAGGCGCATTAGGTTACCTTTATGTAATACTCTTGTAAAAATAAACATCAAGTTGTTTTGTACTACTCGCTCTGCTACAGGCAATAGAAAAGATTTAGTTCAAGAACTTCAATCAAATGGAGTTCAAGTTATAGAAATGGATATTACAAATGAAAAAAAGTGTGAACCAAGGAATCGATGCAGCAGCTGTAATTAATGGGTGGGTTGGATGTTGTAATTAATAATGCTGGAATCGGAATGATAGGCATACAAGAATTTTTCACTGTGGAAGATATGCAAAAAGTTTTGATGTGAATGTATTTGGATAAAGAGTTATGAGAGCAGCCTTGCCCCATCTCAGGAAACAAAACAAAGCACAATCATTCATATCTCAAGTGGAATAGGTAGACTAACGTTTCCATTCTACAGTGCTTATTGTGCTTCAAAATACGCACTCGAAGCGATCGCAGAAGGTTAGAGAGTAAAATTATTGGATTTAATATTTGAGTCCTGCATCATTGAACCAGGGCTATGCCAACCGAGTTTCTAGATACAATGGCTAATTAGAACTAAAAAAGACGATGATAGAAACCAAGCCCATGGAGAAATGGTTCATATACCCGAACAAGCGATGAAAAGGTCTTCAGGAAGCTCTAAAGAGTAACCCAAATCAAAACCCACAAAAAAGTAGCTGATTCGATTGTAGAACTTTTGGAAATGCCTTTTGGAAAAACCTTTTAGAACAATTTGTTGATTATACTTTCTTAAAAGAACCGGTTGATGCATACAACAAACTTTTACATGAAATTACTCCGAAACCTTTACGCGGCTAACGGCATGGAAGGAATGTTAAGTTTAAATCAATAATTCAATTCTAATTCTATAATTCTGTATTACTTGTTGTAGAAGATTTTTAGTTCCTAAGTAGACCATGCAAAAAATACGCCTTCGTCCTACTCGCGATGCCCCCAAACTTTCGTATGGAAAAAATTTGAAGTCACAGGACATTGCTAGTAGTTGTTGGCTCGGAGACATGACTTTGAAACTTAGGAGGGCGACCCAAGCACTTTCGAGTTTAAAAGTCATGTCGGATACGCACAACGTTGTGCGGTATTGAATATAAACTATATGGAGAAAGAATTTGAAATTATTGATAGTTATAGGATTAACCTTATTTTCTTTTTGCAAGCCTTCGGATAAAGAATTGGAAAAAGAAAATTATGCAAATGTAAATTCATCTGAAATTGCTTATGATTCAAATGAAATTCTTTTCGTAAATGCAAAAGGAGGTTTGCGATTAAGAAGTGAACCTTCAACTAAAAGTAATGTAGTTAATCTTATTCCTAGAAAATAAAATATACGCTGAAGATATTCACGAATTACTAACGTATAGTAAAAATAATTTTAAAAAAGACTTATTAGAGTATGTTAAGAAATAATGAATAAATACCGCATAGCAAAGAGTAGCCGCTAAGAAAGTGAACTATGTTTGGATGCTGTTCACTCTCTTGCTCCAGCTTAGTTGTGTAAGTGAAATTTTGTAGTATATTTGTCAGACTCACGCAAGTCCAGTGCCTTCCATTAGATAAAAAGGATGATTATCGTAGACTTTGAAAAAGCTTTTAACAATTAGCTTTACATATAAAACAAACAATTACATTTGATTCGGGGATAATGGTTTTCTAGAATTATATATGAACTGGGAATACGCTTCACAAATTGGACGAATTGTAGCAGCATCGCATATATTGCTGGTTGCTCTATTATTTATTTTTCGAACCCAGGCCTGGGAACGTATTTGTGGATCTTTCTTGGTCTGGGTGGAGCCACATTTTTGGTTTTTCCTTTGTGGTACCAACCCCAAACACCCAGGTACATTTTATTGCCATTGGTTCTATTACAAAGTGGTGCCAGTTTTTGGTTCTGGCTTTTTACTTTGTTCCAGATGCGGGAAAATTTCCACCCGGATTGGCGTCATTGGACCTTACTAAGTACGAAATTCCTTCTCACGATAGTATGGGCTGCCGAAAAACGCGATATACTACTCCCCATTCCCCCGGATCAGCAACCCATCTGGAGAGCTTTGCTTCCAGCTTTGATGACTATTGGTTTTGCAATAGCAGCCATCGTGGAAGCCTCACGACGTTACGAGGATGATCTGCTAGAAAGCAGACGAGGTATGCGAAGACTTATGATTTTTTGGGGAGGGGGTGCGATTGCGACTATTGTTGGTATAACTCTCATTCTACGTGGTCCGGTCTTGAATGAGATCGGTAACTGGCTTATCATCGGTCTGTCGCTTTGCACCTGTGTAAGTTTGCACTTTTGGATGGCCCAGAGTTCGATGGAACAGGAAGCGAGTGAAAATGATCCTGAGCCATTCCATAGCCCAGAATTAAAACAACTTGCAGACCGTATCGAATCCCTTTTTTTCGTAGAAGGTTATTACAAAACCGAAGATCTAACTGTTTCAATGCTTGCGAAACACCTCAGAGAACACGAATACAAAGTTCGTCGTGCGATCAATGGAGTGTTAGGCTATCGCAATTTTAATGCCTTCTTGAATCACTCCCGTGTTCTCGAAGCGAAGCGGCGACTTTTAGAAGAACCCGATCTTCCCATACTTCGCCTCGCTATGGATCTGGGCTATCGTTCCCTAGCAGTCTTCAACAAAGCTTTTAAAGAAACAACAGGCCGCACACCCACAAGTTTTCGTCGTGCAAAAAAAACTGACTGATTTCGAAATCCGTCAGCAATTTTCGTTATCAATAGGAATCTCTTGCGAATCTGGTTTATAGTGGGCTCATCCTTAAAACTGATTGGAGGTTCTTATGGAAACTATTCTCTCAAACCAACCCACAAATATTAAAAACCTTTTTCATGGATTTGTGGATCTGTTTTTGGGACGTTTAAAATCCCGAGGATAAATTTATTTACTAATATTAGGAGAATATACTATGAACAAATTTTTTCATCCATTGATTTTACTTTTCTTTTTTTTCATCCCTTTGCTATCCATCAGTTCGGATTGCAAAATAGAACAGGATAAGTTTTGTAAAGAAATTTCAAATCCCAAAGCAAAGGTAATCCAATGTTTAGCAGAGCATAAAGATGATTTGTCTGATGTATGTAAGTCGCACTTAAAAACCTATTCTGAAAAAATGCAACAAAATATGAAGGTTGGGTGCAAAGCTGATGTTGACTCTTTTTGTAAATGGGTTCTACCGGGAGGGGGAAGAATTCTGAAATGTTTATTTAAAAATGAAACCTCTCTTTCCGATTCCTGCAAAAAGTATTAAACGAATAAGCAATAGGGAGAATGATATGAAAAAGAAATCAATATTCATAATTACAATTGGGATTTCGGTTGTACTGTTATTGGCTGTTTTCGTTATACCAATCGTACTAAAACGACTGGGGATTCACTCGGACTACACAGGCCAAAGGTATATGGTGCCCGAAGGGAAAGCCTTAATCATTACTACCAGTCATGACATTCTTGGTGATACCGGAAAAAAGACCGGTGTTTTCGGTTCGGAAATGACTGCTCCGTATTACGAATTTTTGGATGGTCGTATGTCAGTAGATATTGCTAGTATTAAGGGAGGAGAAATTCCGATAGATCCTTTATCTTTCCATAGATTTGTTATATCAGACTATGACGAAAGATACCTGAAAGATCCTGTCTTTAAAAATAAAGTAATCAACTCATTGCGCATTGAAGAGATTGACTTCACAAAATACGATATTATTTTTTTGGCTGGAGGTTGGGGAGCTGCCTATGATCTCCCTTATTCCGAGGAACTGGGTCGCAAGATTACAGAAGCCTACAAAGCAGGAAAAATAATAGGCGGTGTTTGTCATGGTCCGCTTGGATTATTACTGGCAAAGGATGAAAATGGGCTTCCTCTGGTTCAAGGACGAAAGATTACCGCTGTTACAGATAAACAGGTGAAAGAACTAAAAATCAACATCACACCACAACATCCTGAACGCGAGCTTAGAGCAGCAGGAGCCAATTTTGAATCCTCCTCCGCTTTTCGTGATATATTTGCAAACCATATCAGTATCGATGACCGGATTATAACCGGCCAAAATCAAAATGCTGGTACTGAAGTAGCTAACCAGATGATGAAAGTTTCCGGAGGAACAAGGCGATGAAAAATATACTTACAAATCACAAAGTTGAGTTTTTTTTGCGGGTATTATCAGGAATAGTTGGTTTGATTTTTTTCATCTTCGGATTGGGATTTTTAATCCTACCGGAAATCTTTGCAAGAGTAGTTCTCTCCATAGAAACTCGTGCAATGGGAATCAATTCTTTAAGAGCAGATTTTAGTGCATTGTTTTTAGGAATGAGTTTTTTCTCTCTAATCGGTGTTCTATCCTTGTACCGACAATTGTTATTCGTTCCCATTATTTTTTTGACTATTTTGATCACGGGAAGGATGATAAGTTTTTCCATTGAAGATTTGCCTGTAGTAATGGACAGAGCACTAGTGGGTGAAATATTTTTTTTAAGCGTATTCATGCTAACCTACGTTTCCTTTTTATTAAAACCTGATTCAAAAGAAATGATCATCCAACCGGGAAAAACATTTCGTTACCGTTTAATGGCAGCCCTTGGAATGATCGTACTGTTTGTTTGTATTTCTTTGGCAATGCAGAAAAAAATTGGATTAGGATTATGGGACAGATATGTCCAAAAGATGATGCAACAAAATCCCATCGGTGACTTACCGGATGGGCTTCATGTCGGTTTAGCCGGTACGGGTTCTCCTATGCCGGATGTGAAAAGAGTTGGTGTTTCTACTTTTGTAAAAGCAGGTACACATATGTTTGTAGTGGATTTAGGTCCCGGAAGTACTCATGGTTTGGAGTTGATGCGGGTGCCCTTGCATGACGTACATTCTGTTTTATTCACTCATTTTCATTCCGACCATATAGGCGATTTGGGAGAGTTTTTGCTAAAAGCCTGGGCAGGAGGCAAACGAAAAAAACCTATGAAAGTAATCGGTCCGAAGGGTGTGGACACAGTGGTTAGTGGTTTTAATACTGCCTTTTCGTTGGACGCAAAATACCGGTTTGCCCACCATGGTGATGCTGTGGCCCCCCGTGAAGGAGCAGGTGGAGTGGCAGATATCATTGTGTTTCCCGAGAAAAAATCGAATGTGGTGATCTTTGATTCTGATGGAGTAAAAGTCACTGCATTTCTGGTAGATCACAAACCTGTTGATCCTGCAGTGGGATA
Proteins encoded:
- a CDS encoding SDR family NAD(P)-dependent oxidoreductase, yielding MWIKSYESSLAPSQETKQSTIIHISSGIGRLTFPFYSAYCASKYALEAIAEG
- a CDS encoding AraC family transcriptional regulator, coding for MWIFLGLGGATFLVFPLWYQPQTPRYILLPLVLLQSGASFWFWLFTLFQMRENFHPDWRHWTLLSTKFLLTIVWAAEKRDILLPIPPDQQPIWRALLPALMTIGFAIAAIVEASRRYEDDLLESRRGMRRLMIFWGGGAIATIVGITLILRGPVLNEIGNWLIIGLSLCTCVSLHFWMAQSSMEQEASENDPEPFHSPELKQLADRIESLFFVEGYYKTEDLTVSMLAKHLREHEYKVRRAINGVLGYRNFNAFLNHSRVLEAKRRLLEEPDLPILRLAMDLGYRSLAVFNKAFKETTGRTPTSFRRAKKTD
- a CDS encoding type 1 glutamine amidotransferase domain-containing protein; this encodes MKKKSIFIITIGISVVLLLAVFVIPIVLKRLGIHSDYTGQRYMVPEGKALIITTSHDILGDTGKKTGVFGSEMTAPYYEFLDGRMSVDIASIKGGEIPIDPLSFHRFVISDYDERYLKDPVFKNKVINSLRIEEIDFTKYDIIFLAGGWGAAYDLPYSEELGRKITEAYKAGKIIGGVCHGPLGLLLAKDENGLPLVQGRKITAVTDKQVKELKINITPQHPERELRAAGANFESSSAFRDIFANHISIDDRIITGQNQNAGTEVANQMMKVSGGTRR
- a CDS encoding MBL fold metallo-hydrolase, which gives rise to MKNILTNHKVEFFLRVLSGIVGLIFFIFGLGFLILPEIFARVVLSIETRAMGINSLRADFSALFLGMSFFSLIGVLSLYRQLLFVPIIFLTILITGRMISFSIEDLPVVMDRALVGEIFFLSVFMLTYVSFLLKPDSKEMIIQPGKTFRYRLMAALGMIVLFVCISLAMQKKIGLGLWDRYVQKMMQQNPIGDLPDGLHVGLAGTGSPMPDVKRVGVSTFVKAGTHMFVVDLGPGSTHGLELMRVPLHDVHSVLFTHFHSDHIGDLGEFLLKAWAGGKRKKPMKVIGPKGVDTVVSGFNTAFSLDAKYRFAHHGDAVAPREGAGGVADIIVFPEKKSNVVIFDSDGVKVTAFLVDHKPVDPAVGYRFDYKGRSVVISGDTLPSEELRRQSKGIDILFHEAMQRDMLKTINRAGTEIGRNVIATVADDILTYHTFPEEAARIAQEADVRYLVMHHIIPPMPMNFLNSAFLGDSNQYYKGPITVGEDGMMFSMPPNSDTIIKKWIF